In Candidatus Contubernalis alkalaceticus, the following proteins share a genomic window:
- a CDS encoding coproporphyrinogen-III oxidase family protein, with amino-acid sequence MGLINFTTRVVRSYLVGKDQDFSFKATRDIDFVSINETGLYLHIPFCKNICPYCPYNKIKYDKKWVGPYVSSLLSEIEQYYNRFGRLEITSIYIGGGTPTTLINELGTVLDKIRERFNVTGDICVETNPGDLNQNIINSLNDYGVDMVSLGVQSFNDRYLQLLGRSYHCDILNYTIEMLLSSDFKSINLDLMFALPGQTLPQLERDLERAVASGVNQVTAYPLFSFPYSTIGQYQKLKKVKMPNFAVRRKMYRALHSFFLNQGFRRVSVWGFMRGEAPRYSSVTRDHYIGLGAGAGSHIPGCFFLNTFSVPEYINRCTSGHLPVVMSIDFTELLTIYYWLYWRLYDTHIPKIQLYELFGEDNAKLKLLLGLISVLRMADEDENKITLNERGAFWLHLMQNYFSLNYINKVWTAAREEPYPEKISI; translated from the coding sequence ATGGGGCTGATAAATTTCACTACCAGGGTTGTTCGAAGTTACCTGGTGGGTAAGGACCAGGATTTTTCTTTTAAAGCCACAAGAGATATAGATTTCGTTTCGATTAATGAGACAGGCCTTTATCTACACATCCCTTTTTGCAAAAATATCTGCCCTTACTGCCCGTATAATAAGATAAAGTACGATAAAAAGTGGGTTGGCCCGTATGTAAGTTCTCTGCTCTCAGAAATTGAACAATACTATAATCGTTTTGGAAGACTTGAGATCACCTCCATTTATATCGGTGGAGGTACCCCCACAACCCTGATTAATGAACTAGGAACGGTTCTGGATAAAATCCGAGAAAGATTCAATGTAACCGGTGATATCTGTGTGGAAACAAATCCCGGGGATCTCAATCAAAATATAATCAATAGTTTAAATGATTATGGGGTTGACATGGTCAGCTTGGGAGTTCAGAGTTTCAATGACCGTTACCTTCAACTGTTGGGAAGAAGTTATCACTGCGATATTCTGAATTACACCATAGAAATGCTGCTGTCCTCGGATTTTAAATCTATAAATCTTGATCTGATGTTTGCCCTACCCGGGCAGACTTTGCCCCAATTAGAGCGTGACCTGGAAAGAGCGGTGGCATCTGGTGTAAATCAGGTCACCGCGTATCCTCTTTTTTCCTTTCCCTATTCCACCATAGGCCAATATCAAAAACTTAAGAAAGTTAAAATGCCAAACTTTGCTGTCAGAAGGAAAATGTACCGCGCCCTTCATTCATTTTTTCTAAATCAAGGATTTCGACGGGTTTCAGTATGGGGTTTTATGCGGGGGGAAGCTCCCAGGTATTCTTCAGTAACCAGGGACCACTATATTGGGCTGGGTGCCGGTGCCGGGTCCCATATCCCGGGTTGCTTTTTCTTGAATACATTTTCAGTTCCAGAATATATAAACAGATGTACTTCTGGGCATCTTCCTGTGGTTATGAGCATTGACTTTACTGAATTACTGACCATCTACTACTGGCTTTACTGGCGACTGTATGACACCCATATTCCTAAAATACAGCTTTATGAGCTATTTGGAGAAGACAATGCAAAATTAAAGCTGTTGTTAGGGCTAATAAGTGTCCTAAGAATGGCGGATGAAGATGAGAACAAGATTACGTTGAATGAGCGAGGTGCTTTCTGGCTGCACCTGATGCAGAATTACTTTTCATTGAATTATATTAACAAAGTTTGGACTGCCGCCCGAGAAGAACCCTATCCGGAAAAAATCAGTATCTAA
- a CDS encoding DUF3784 domain-containing protein, translating to MIYFTAIFFAFLAIGVKYFKWYWLIAGYNTMPKKEKENVDKDGLANFIGNWLFVLAGLLVSLEVLPPYGNVSIIVFVVSFIMVITYMVVGAQKYIKSNEISKSDKIFNNARAGFAVIVGLIVLGLIFLGSRDPRVEITEHSLKFVPGSTVSLSKITEIQLKEEMPEVIKKKGGFDAGEIRRGRFLLEEMGAGTIYVHSSNQGPYIYIYHEDGFIIFQHRDQKKTEELYEYLKINL from the coding sequence ATGATTTATTTTACGGCCATTTTTTTTGCTTTTCTTGCCATAGGGGTTAAATATTTTAAATGGTATTGGTTAATAGCCGGATATAACACAATGCCAAAGAAAGAGAAGGAAAATGTTGATAAAGATGGACTGGCCAATTTTATAGGAAACTGGCTCTTTGTTTTAGCCGGCCTTTTAGTCTCGTTAGAAGTTCTTCCTCCATATGGAAACGTATCAATAATTGTTTTTGTTGTCTCCTTTATCATGGTCATTACTTACATGGTGGTAGGAGCACAAAAGTATATAAAGTCTAATGAAATTAGTAAGTCCGATAAAATATTTAATAACGCAAGAGCTGGTTTTGCCGTGATAGTAGGACTCATTGTGTTGGGGTTAATTTTTTTGGGCAGCAGAGATCCCAGGGTAGAAATTACTGAACATAGTTTAAAATTTGTTCCCGGTTCAACAGTTTCTCTTTCTAAAATAACAGAAATACAATTAAAAGAAGAAATGCCTGAGGTTATAAAAAAAAAAGGAGGCTTTGATGCGGGAGAAATACGAAGAGGCAGGTTTTTGTTAGAAGAAATGGGGGCAGGTACTATCTATGTTCATTCTTCCAATCAAGGCCCCTATATCTATATTTATCATGAGGATGGTTTTATCATTTTTCAGCATAGAGATCAGAAAAAAACCGAAGAACTATATGAGTACCTGAAAATTAATTTATAA
- a CDS encoding RNA polymerase sigma factor translates to MDITELSDLVIVHGKYIYRFCYKLEKNGPDADDLYQETFLKAMELCHKIDNNSNPKGFLISIALGLWKNKCRKFAWRQRIAPTKELKENVSNHWIFMEESTPEEIVIYNEQWVMLQAAADTLTNKLKIPLYMYYVAEMSVNDIASVLKIPQGTVKSRLHKARKILKKILEVHEYENF, encoded by the coding sequence TTGGATATTACAGAATTAAGCGATCTTGTTATTGTACACGGAAAATATATCTATAGGTTTTGTTACAAGCTTGAAAAGAACGGTCCCGATGCGGATGACCTGTACCAAGAAACATTTCTAAAAGCGATGGAACTGTGCCATAAAATTGATAATAACAGCAATCCTAAGGGGTTTCTCATTTCCATTGCTTTAGGGTTATGGAAAAATAAATGCCGCAAATTTGCCTGGCGGCAAAGAATAGCACCGACAAAGGAACTAAAGGAAAATGTAAGTAATCATTGGATTTTCATGGAAGAATCAACCCCGGAGGAAATCGTCATATATAATGAACAATGGGTGATGCTTCAAGCTGCTGCGGATACACTAACCAATAAATTAAAAATTCCTTTGTATATGTACTATGTTGCAGAAATGTCCGTTAACGATATTGCCTCGGTTCTGAAGATTCCGCAGGGAACGGTAAAAAGCAGGTTGCATAAGGCCCGGAAAATCTTGAAAAAAATTTTGGAGGTTCATGAGTATGAAAACTTTTGA
- the rsgA gene encoding ribosome small subunit-dependent GTPase A — protein MSKIDMKSLGLSQSFSNEAAKYKGLYIGRIISQYKNLYKVVTDNGEITAEISGRFRFDVTVSSDYPAVGDFVMLDRNEDISGNAIIHKVLTRKSAFIRKAPGTSNCEQIVAANIDMVFICMSLNNDYNLRRLERYIGIAWDSDAVPVIVLTKADLCDNLSQKLAELDTVACGVDVLVTSCLSDEGYLPVKKYLESGKTIAFIGSSGVGKSTLINMLIGENTLITREIRNDDKGRHTTTRREIIVLPGGGVVIDTPGMRELGIDSVDLSKTFADIDELATKCKFYDCTHSSEPSCAVQKAINDGLLTRDRFLSYLKLKKEAKYEGLNFKQIETEKLNVMFKEVGGMKNARKVIKGKNKKR, from the coding sequence TTGAGTAAAATAGATATGAAAAGTTTAGGCCTCAGCCAAAGTTTTTCTAATGAGGCAGCCAAATATAAAGGTCTATATATTGGCCGAATAATTTCTCAGTACAAAAACCTATACAAGGTCGTAACAGATAATGGTGAAATCACAGCAGAAATTTCTGGAAGATTTCGTTTTGATGTGACAGTTTCATCCGATTACCCGGCGGTAGGAGATTTCGTTATGCTTGACCGAAATGAGGATATTAGCGGAAATGCTATAATTCACAAAGTACTGACAAGAAAAAGTGCCTTTATTAGAAAGGCTCCAGGAACATCGAATTGTGAGCAAATTGTTGCGGCAAACATAGACATGGTTTTTATTTGTATGTCTCTGAATAATGATTACAACCTTCGCAGATTAGAACGATATATTGGGATTGCCTGGGATAGTGATGCAGTTCCAGTCATCGTACTTACTAAAGCTGATTTATGCGATAATCTTTCACAGAAACTGGCAGAGCTTGATACTGTTGCCTGTGGGGTGGATGTGCTTGTTACGTCATGTTTGTCTGATGAAGGATATTTACCTGTTAAAAAATATCTTGAAAGCGGTAAAACCATTGCATTCATAGGCTCATCTGGCGTTGGAAAATCAACATTGATTAACATGCTCATTGGTGAAAACACTCTTATTACAAGAGAAATTAGAAATGATGATAAAGGTAGGCATACGACTACCAGGAGGGAAATTATTGTCCTTCCAGGTGGGGGTGTTGTCATTGATACTCCAGGGATGAGAGAGCTGGGGATTGATAGCGTTGATCTATCAAAAACCTTTGCGGATATTGATGAATTAGCAACTAAATGTAAATTTTATGACTGTACTCATTCTAGTGAGCCAAGCTGTGCAGTACAAAAAGCTATAAATGATGGTTTATTAACTAGGGATAGGTTTTTAAGTTATTTAAAACTAAAAAAAGAAGCTAAATATGAGGGTTTAAATTTTAAGCAGATTGAAACTGAAAAGCTGAATGTAATGTTCAAAGAAGTAGGCGGCATGAAAAATGCACGAAAGGTTATCAAGGGTAAAAATAAAAAAAGATGA
- a CDS encoding ABC-F family ATP-binding cassette domain-containing protein, with the protein MNLLSAEKITKSYGEKMLLKDLTLHLSKVDKVGVIGINGTGKSTLLKIMAELEQPDSGKISKAAGTVTGYLPQNPIYGEKMTVLEEVFKGVSTEIIELKEYEAKSILTRLGITEFYTDVSRLSGGEKKKVAIASALIKPCEILILDEPTNHLDNYMVLWLENYLIKYPGAILMVTHDRYFLDRITNRIVEISKANLYNYQANYSQYMELKARREEMEISTERKNKSLYRTELEWIKRGARARGTKSKERIDRFEKLSAREKPTTGEKLNLSSVTTRLGKKTVEINSISKSFGVKQLISDFSYIFLRDARIGIIGKNGCGKSTLLKMITGEVFPDHGTVVIGDTVKLGYFSQENEEMDTSLRVIDYIRGIAENIETVKGTFSASQMLEKFLFPADLQWNRIDKLSGGERRRLFLLRVLMDAPNVLLMDEPSNDLDIETLVILEDYLENFNGAVLVVSHDRYFLDKVVDRIFEFQSDGTLKQYVGGYSDYLENCTAQAEQKKQEAAINQCKNNEKDKRSENISPAENPWKQRKMKFTYKEKLEYEEIEGVIADLEEQLKVLEKAIQSEASNYPRLVELLTQKEDLEKTLALKMDHWIYLNDLAERIASILRAASLREE; encoded by the coding sequence TTGAACTTATTATCTGCAGAAAAAATTACCAAAAGCTATGGTGAAAAAATGCTGCTCAAAGATCTTACCTTACATTTAAGTAAAGTGGATAAAGTCGGGGTGATCGGAATTAATGGCACCGGCAAATCTACCCTTTTGAAGATCATGGCAGAACTTGAGCAGCCTGACAGTGGAAAGATTAGCAAGGCTGCCGGAACAGTGACAGGCTATTTACCACAAAACCCTATTTACGGCGAAAAAATGACCGTATTGGAGGAGGTATTTAAAGGTGTTTCCACCGAAATTATAGAGCTAAAGGAGTATGAGGCGAAATCGATTTTAACCAGACTGGGTATTACAGAATTTTATACAGATGTGAGCCGTTTATCTGGGGGAGAGAAAAAAAAGGTAGCCATAGCCAGTGCCCTGATTAAACCATGTGAAATTCTTATACTAGATGAGCCGACCAACCACTTGGATAACTACATGGTCTTATGGCTTGAGAATTATCTCATAAAGTATCCGGGCGCCATTTTAATGGTTACCCATGATCGCTATTTTTTGGATAGAATCACCAATCGAATCGTCGAAATTAGCAAGGCAAACCTCTACAATTATCAAGCAAACTATTCACAATATATGGAGCTGAAAGCCAGGCGAGAGGAAATGGAAATCAGCACAGAACGGAAGAATAAGAGTTTGTATAGAACAGAATTGGAATGGATTAAGCGTGGGGCGAGAGCCCGGGGCACGAAAAGTAAAGAACGTATAGACCGGTTTGAAAAATTAAGTGCAAGGGAAAAGCCTACGACGGGTGAGAAACTGAACCTTAGCTCAGTGACAACTCGCCTTGGCAAAAAAACCGTAGAGATTAACAGCATATCTAAAAGCTTTGGGGTAAAGCAGTTAATTTCTGACTTTAGCTATATCTTTCTGCGGGATGCAAGAATAGGGATCATCGGTAAAAATGGGTGTGGCAAGTCCACCTTATTGAAGATGATTACTGGTGAGGTCTTCCCTGACCATGGGACGGTAGTTATTGGCGATACTGTTAAACTTGGATATTTTTCACAAGAAAATGAAGAAATGGACACTTCTTTAAGGGTGATCGACTATATCCGAGGAATTGCTGAAAACATAGAAACCGTAAAAGGCACTTTTTCTGCATCACAGATGTTGGAGAAGTTTCTTTTTCCAGCGGATTTACAGTGGAATCGCATTGATAAACTCTCCGGAGGAGAGAGGAGAAGATTATTTTTACTGAGGGTGCTCATGGATGCTCCTAATGTTTTACTGATGGATGAACCTTCCAATGATCTGGATATTGAAACCCTGGTGATCCTAGAAGATTATTTGGAAAACTTCAATGGAGCTGTGCTAGTCGTATCCCATGATCGCTATTTCTTAGATAAGGTGGTTGATCGGATTTTTGAGTTTCAAAGTGACGGAACCTTAAAACAATATGTGGGCGGTTATAGCGATTATTTAGAGAACTGTACAGCACAAGCTGAACAAAAGAAACAGGAAGCAGCAATAAATCAATGCAAGAACAACGAAAAAGACAAAAGAAGTGAAAATATCTCTCCAGCTGAAAACCCTTGGAAGCAAAGAAAAATGAAATTTACCTACAAAGAAAAATTGGAATATGAAGAAATAGAAGGTGTTATTGCTGATCTTGAAGAACAGCTTAAGGTATTAGAGAAGGCCATTCAAAGCGAAGCCAGTAACTATCCCAGGCTAGTGGAATTATTGACACAGAAAGAAGACTTAGAAAAAACATTAGCTTTAAAAATGGATCATTGGATATATCTTAACGATTTGGCAGAAAGAATTGCATCTATTTTAAGAGCTGCATCGCTGAGGGAGGAATAA